In Paucidesulfovibrio longus DSM 6739, a genomic segment contains:
- a CDS encoding LysR family transcriptional regulator, whose amino-acid sequence MELYQLRTFVAVAEEKHLTRASERLFVSQPAVSAHIKALEKELGVKLFRRTARGMELTREGDALKPKADAVLASARELVFLARAMGDELVGNFKLGLNTDVDFLRLNALLSCMMEKHPRVAVTLLHSTSARIAEQVAAGNWDAGFVFTPPRYTELAAMPLFTFRLYVAGHEKFRDALQNADWPDLAALPWIWTTANCPYHRLVRKIFDGHNLTPAQIIEADSEAVVRSLLSAGKGLALLREDEVETLSRLGGLAVWPGESHEVQAYFIYLLAREKDPMIRAVRHCVAEMWEGAQLGPLRGMYAENPDEAGEVREIAPDSEKMAEQAAAKRKTAKKAPAKRTE is encoded by the coding sequence ATGGAACTCTACCAGCTTCGCACCTTTGTGGCCGTGGCCGAGGAAAAGCACCTCACCCGCGCCTCGGAACGGCTCTTCGTCAGCCAGCCCGCGGTCAGCGCCCACATCAAGGCCCTGGAAAAGGAACTGGGGGTCAAGCTCTTCCGGCGCACGGCCAGAGGCATGGAGCTGACGCGGGAAGGGGACGCGCTCAAGCCCAAGGCCGACGCGGTCCTGGCCTCGGCGCGGGAGCTGGTCTTCCTGGCGCGGGCCATGGGCGACGAGCTGGTGGGCAACTTCAAGCTCGGCCTGAACACGGACGTGGACTTCCTGCGGCTGAACGCGCTGCTCTCCTGCATGATGGAAAAGCACCCGCGCGTGGCCGTGACCCTGCTGCACTCCACTTCCGCGCGCATCGCCGAGCAGGTGGCCGCGGGCAACTGGGACGCGGGCTTCGTCTTCACCCCGCCGCGCTACACCGAACTGGCGGCCATGCCGCTGTTCACCTTCCGGCTCTACGTGGCCGGGCACGAAAAGTTCCGCGACGCCCTCCAGAACGCGGACTGGCCCGACCTGGCCGCCCTGCCCTGGATCTGGACCACGGCCAACTGCCCGTACCATCGGCTGGTGCGCAAGATCTTCGACGGCCACAACCTGACCCCGGCGCAGATCATCGAGGCGGACAGCGAGGCCGTGGTGCGTTCGCTGCTGAGCGCGGGCAAGGGGCTGGCCCTGCTGCGCGAGGACGAGGTGGAAACGCTTTCGCGCCTGGGCGGGCTGGCGGTCTGGCCCGGCGAGTCGCACGAGGTCCAGGCCTATTTCATCTACCTGCTCGCGCGGGAAAAGGATCCCATGATCCGCGCCGTGCGACACTGCGTGGCCGAGATGTGGGAAGGGGCGCAGCTTGGACCGCTGCGCGGCATGTATGCGGAAAATCCGGACGAGGCCGGAGAAGTGCGCGAGATCGCGCCGGATTCTGAAAAAATGGCGGAACAGGCTGCGGCGAAACGCAAAACCGCGAAAAAAGCCCCTGCGAAACGGACGGAGTAG
- a CDS encoding substrate-binding periplasmic protein: MHLSKLAFLLALAGLLLAFPPQAAALEPGGSPDEYVMLFPTTSYMPFFSGNAGKTSTEYGGHGMLVDLLDAFEKKYPQYAMQRVRLPRVRANDWLARKQPVAFALHSPFFGGLVTGGFDFSLPLWTTADSIYTLKDDPLRYERPEDLRGVPMGVIRGFGYGLLDPLLRSGAIASIGVETDRQLYQLLLDGRVRAIVANRHVLPYSMYRYGLNPLRLRAVGPPLYEFELSVMIRKDHPEILEALNDFIRESRADGLLDGIQRRWLGEACPAVKE, translated from the coding sequence ATGCATCTCTCGAAACTGGCGTTTCTCCTCGCCCTGGCAGGCCTGCTCCTGGCATTCCCGCCGCAAGCCGCGGCCCTGGAGCCGGGCGGCTCCCCAGACGAGTACGTGATGCTTTTCCCGACCACCAGCTACATGCCGTTCTTCTCCGGCAACGCGGGCAAGACCTCCACGGAATACGGCGGGCACGGAATGCTCGTGGACCTGCTCGACGCCTTTGAAAAGAAATATCCGCAATATGCGATGCAGCGCGTGCGCCTGCCGAGGGTGCGCGCCAACGACTGGCTGGCCCGGAAGCAGCCCGTGGCCTTCGCCCTGCACAGCCCTTTTTTCGGGGGACTCGTCACCGGCGGATTCGACTTCTCCCTGCCGCTCTGGACCACGGCGGATTCCATCTACACCCTCAAGGACGACCCGCTCCGCTACGAACGCCCCGAAGACCTGCGCGGCGTGCCCATGGGCGTCATCCGGGGATTCGGCTACGGCCTCCTGGATCCCCTGCTGCGCTCCGGAGCCATTGCGAGCATCGGGGTGGAAACGGACCGCCAGCTCTACCAGCTCCTGCTCGACGGACGCGTGCGGGCCATCGTGGCCAACAGGCACGTCCTGCCCTATTCCATGTACAGATACGGGCTCAACCCGCTCCGGCTGCGTGCGGTGGGCCCCCCGCTCTACGAATTCGAGCTTTCGGTGATGATCCGCAAGGACCACCCGGAAATCCTCGAAGCGCTCAACGACTTCATCCGCGAGTCGCGGGCCGACGGCCTCCTGGACGGCATCCAGCGCCGCTGGCTGGGCGAGGCCTGCCCCGCCGTCAAGGAATGA
- a CDS encoding type III pantothenate kinase, giving the protein MVLLADLGNTNVKFRAADKERLLGERSCAAPTREPEAWLGAARKALADAGATAARLVAASVVPGRVADLRCVAGLLGLDCLLVPRELPLDIENRYARPDEVGADRLAVAFAARRTCDAERIIVLDFGTATTFDCVRGGAYLGGLICPGVRSSIRSFTEDTAQLPSPSLEVDPTGLRIGVSTMDSLNQGVVYGFAAMVEGLVARLERPLGGPARVLATGGYAEIIAPVCPAIHEVRGDLVLEGLRLAAYDRA; this is encoded by the coding sequence ATGGTTTTGTTGGCGGACCTGGGCAATACGAACGTGAAATTTCGGGCGGCGGACAAGGAGCGGCTCCTGGGCGAACGGAGCTGCGCCGCGCCCACGCGCGAGCCGGAAGCCTGGCTGGGCGCGGCCCGGAAAGCCCTCGCGGATGCGGGCGCGACGGCCGCGCGGCTGGTGGCGGCGTCCGTGGTGCCGGGACGCGTGGCCGACCTGCGCTGCGTGGCGGGGCTGCTGGGGCTGGACTGCCTGCTGGTGCCGCGCGAACTGCCCCTGGACATCGAAAACCGCTACGCGCGGCCCGACGAGGTCGGCGCGGACAGGCTCGCCGTGGCCTTTGCCGCCCGGCGCACCTGCGATGCCGAGCGCATCATCGTGCTCGATTTCGGCACGGCCACGACCTTCGACTGCGTGCGCGGGGGGGCCTACCTGGGCGGGCTGATCTGTCCGGGCGTGCGCTCGTCCATCCGCTCCTTCACCGAGGACACGGCCCAGCTTCCCAGCCCCAGCCTGGAGGTCGATCCCACGGGGCTGCGCATCGGCGTGAGCACCATGGACAGCCTGAACCAGGGCGTGGTCTACGGCTTCGCGGCCATGGTCGAAGGGCTGGTGGCCCGGCTGGAGCGGCCCCTGGGCGGCCCGGCCAGGGTGCTGGCCACGGGCGGCTACGCCGAGATCATCGCGCCTGTCTGCCCGGCCATCCACGAAGTCCGGGGCGATCTGGTCCTGGAGGGCTTGCGTCTGGCCGCGTACGACCGCGCCTGA
- a CDS encoding cytochrome ubiquinol oxidase subunit I — MEYPIWQLTTLGGGFWIALIATVHVYVAQFAVGGGLFLVLTERYAYRHDSPDILEYVKKHSKFFLLLTMVFGGVTGVGIWFTIALLSPQATITLIHHFVFGWASEWVCFLGEIVALLVYFYGWKRLNRSQHMAVGWLYFAFAWLSLFLVNGIIGYMLTPGDWTQTESFWDGFFNPSFWPSLFFRSFLAFMIAGLFGFLTATRIKDEAARTRMVRICALWTLAPFALFLLSGWWYVAAMPDPQHALIVAKSHRVSVFFRYFWVFSPLVVLSGLVMAVRMPRSVSFPVAFVILALGLGLAGSFEFIREAGRKPYLIWNEIYSNSILRTEVESINDTGAIARAKWAPEGLDPVADPVTAGEFLFQLECASCHSIAGPMNDILPRTAKFSLTGMDAMLDGLGKVNRYMPPFMGTLDERKALAAYIVEGLHGRTGEENKVFEEVDLPLDIPEKNDEYVLLAWNNLGMHCISDSDRNWVLLPPANDIFAQLVKRGDPPTLVTEGVTLSYAAQPEFANPSAHSEFWDYAQAIFGLPAPLEKNVGLAGNGMNGDMKLEQEAGWFEAKLIPVVPYPDDMDYNPYPLFTIQAHDASGKLLAETRVVAPTSTEMGCKNCHGGPWKVGGLAGISDATGRDVISVHDRMNGTDLVERAKAGKPVLCQSCHPDPVLGAKGNPELLNLPAALHGLHAQYLTDRGAEACTYCHPNREDGPTRCLRGRHADFATCTDCHGTMEDHAISLLRAQDGKKGRDLLLSQIKPRNYEVADDIKPRIPWLNEPDCLNCHVNFTDPGLDAFNKWTEGGDMLYRNRHDDMGVIACAGCHNSPHAIYPARNIYGADRDNIPPLQFQGEAGTMGTGGGCVCHTVKMDYGAHHENQLQ; from the coding sequence ATGGAATATCCCATCTGGCAACTGACGACCCTGGGCGGGGGCTTCTGGATCGCGCTCATCGCCACGGTGCACGTCTACGTGGCCCAGTTCGCCGTGGGCGGCGGCCTCTTCCTGGTGCTCACGGAGCGCTACGCCTATCGTCACGACTCCCCGGACATCCTTGAATACGTCAAGAAGCACTCCAAATTCTTCCTCCTGCTGACCATGGTCTTCGGCGGGGTCACGGGCGTGGGCATCTGGTTCACCATCGCCCTGCTCTCGCCCCAGGCGACCATCACCCTGATCCACCATTTCGTCTTCGGCTGGGCCTCGGAGTGGGTCTGCTTCCTGGGCGAGATCGTGGCCCTGCTCGTCTATTTCTACGGCTGGAAGCGGCTCAACCGGAGCCAGCACATGGCCGTGGGCTGGCTCTACTTCGCCTTTGCCTGGCTCTCGCTCTTCCTGGTCAACGGCATCATCGGCTACATGCTCACTCCGGGAGACTGGACCCAGACCGAAAGCTTCTGGGACGGCTTCTTCAACCCCTCGTTCTGGCCGTCGCTCTTCTTCCGCAGCTTCCTGGCCTTCATGATCGCGGGCCTCTTCGGCTTCCTCACGGCCACCCGCATCAAGGACGAGGCCGCGCGCACGCGCATGGTGCGCATCTGCGCGCTCTGGACCCTGGCCCCCTTCGCGCTCTTCCTGCTTTCCGGCTGGTGGTACGTCGCGGCCATGCCCGACCCGCAGCACGCCCTGATCGTGGCCAAGTCGCACCGGGTGTCCGTGTTCTTCCGCTATTTCTGGGTCTTCTCGCCCCTGGTGGTCCTCAGCGGCCTGGTCATGGCCGTGCGCATGCCCCGTTCCGTGTCCTTCCCGGTCGCCTTCGTCATCCTGGCCCTGGGCCTGGGGCTCGCGGGTTCCTTCGAATTCATCCGCGAGGCCGGACGCAAGCCCTACCTGATCTGGAACGAGATCTACTCCAACTCCATCCTCCGGACGGAGGTCGAGAGCATCAACGATACAGGAGCCATCGCCAGGGCCAAGTGGGCTCCGGAAGGACTCGACCCCGTGGCCGATCCCGTGACGGCGGGCGAATTCCTCTTCCAGCTGGAATGCGCCAGCTGCCATTCCATCGCCGGGCCCATGAACGACATTCTGCCGCGCACGGCGAAATTCTCGCTCACGGGCATGGACGCCATGCTGGACGGCCTGGGCAAGGTCAACCGCTACATGCCGCCCTTCATGGGCACCCTGGACGAACGCAAGGCCCTGGCCGCGTACATCGTGGAAGGGCTGCACGGAAGAACGGGCGAGGAAAACAAGGTCTTCGAGGAAGTGGACCTGCCCCTGGACATCCCGGAAAAGAACGACGAATACGTGCTCCTGGCCTGGAACAACCTGGGCATGCACTGCATTTCCGACTCGGACCGCAACTGGGTGCTGCTGCCCCCGGCCAACGACATCTTCGCCCAGCTCGTGAAGCGCGGCGATCCGCCGACCCTGGTCACCGAGGGCGTGACCCTGAGCTACGCCGCCCAGCCGGAATTCGCCAACCCCTCGGCCCACTCCGAGTTCTGGGACTACGCCCAGGCCATCTTCGGCCTGCCCGCGCCCCTGGAAAAGAACGTGGGCCTCGCGGGCAACGGCATGAACGGCGACATGAAGCTGGAACAGGAGGCGGGTTGGTTCGAGGCCAAGCTGATTCCCGTGGTGCCCTATCCGGACGACATGGATTACAATCCCTACCCGCTCTTCACCATCCAGGCCCACGACGCCTCGGGCAAGCTCCTGGCCGAGACGCGCGTCGTGGCCCCGACCTCCACGGAAATGGGCTGCAAGAACTGCCACGGCGGCCCCTGGAAGGTGGGCGGCCTCGCGGGCATCTCCGACGCGACCGGACGCGACGTCATCAGCGTGCACGACCGCATGAACGGAACCGACCTCGTGGAACGGGCCAAGGCCGGAAAGCCCGTGCTCTGCCAGAGCTGCCACCCCGACCCGGTGCTCGGTGCCAAGGGCAATCCCGAACTGCTGAACCTGCCCGCGGCCCTGCACGGGCTGCACGCGCAATACCTGACCGACAGGGGAGCCGAGGCCTGCACCTATTGCCACCCGAACCGCGAGGACGGCCCGACCCGCTGCCTGCGCGGTCGCCACGCGGACTTCGCCACCTGCACGGACTGCCACGGAACCATGGAGGATCACGCCATCTCCCTGCTGCGCGCGCAGGACGGCAAGAAGGGCCGCGACCTGCTGCTCAGCCAGATCAAGCCCCGCAACTACGAGGTCGCGGACGACATCAAGCCGCGCATCCCGTGGCTGAACGAGCCGGACTGCCTGAACTGCCACGTGAACTTCACCGATCCGGGCCTGGACGCGTTCAACAAGTGGACCGAGGGCGGCGACATGCTCTACCGCAACCGCCACGACGACATGGGCGTGATCGCCTGCGCGGGCTGCCACAACAGCCCCCATGCCATCTACCCCGCGCGCAACATCTACGGCGCGGACCGCGACAACATCCCGCCGCTCCAGTTCCAGGGCGAGGCCGGAACCATGGGCACGGGCGGCGGCTGCGTCTGCCATACCGTGAAGATGGACTACGGCGCGCACCACGAGAACCAACTGCAATAG
- the eno gene encoding phosphopyruvate hydratase: MTTISAVWAREILDSRGNPTVEVEVVYESGASGRAAVPSGASTGSREALELRDGDKKRYGGKGVTKAVQNVQDELSSIAVGMDGLRQVTLDNEMIEFDGTENKGRMGANAILGVSMANARAAAGFLGLPLYQYLGGVNAKLLPVPMMNIINGGEHAPNNLDIQEFMIMPLGAETFADALRMGAETFHALKAILAKDGHVTSVGDEGGFAPNLKSHAEAFEYIIRAIEAAGYAPGREIALAIDAAASEFYDEKKGKYVLAGEGKELTSEELIDFYADLVDRFPLVSIEDGLAEGDWDGWELLTARLGERIQLVGDDIFVTNPDILAEGIDRGVANSILIKLNQIGTLTETLDTIELAKQAGYTTVVSHRSGETEDAFIADLAVAVNAGQIKTGSLCRSDRLAKYNQLLRIEEELEEDGIYYGPILAESWFGEE, translated from the coding sequence ATGACTACCATTTCCGCCGTCTGGGCGAGAGAAATTCTGGATTCCCGAGGCAATCCCACCGTCGAGGTCGAGGTCGTCTACGAATCCGGCGCTTCCGGCCGCGCCGCCGTTCCTTCCGGAGCCTCCACCGGCTCGCGCGAGGCGCTGGAGCTGCGCGACGGTGACAAGAAACGCTACGGCGGCAAGGGCGTGACCAAGGCCGTGCAGAACGTGCAGGACGAGCTTTCCAGCATCGCCGTGGGCATGGACGGCCTGCGCCAGGTCACCCTGGACAACGAGATGATCGAGTTCGACGGCACCGAGAACAAGGGCCGCATGGGCGCCAACGCCATCCTCGGCGTGTCCATGGCCAACGCCCGCGCCGCCGCGGGCTTCCTGGGCCTGCCGCTGTACCAGTACCTCGGCGGGGTCAACGCCAAGCTCCTGCCCGTGCCCATGATGAACATCATCAACGGCGGCGAGCACGCGCCCAACAACCTGGACATCCAGGAGTTCATGATCATGCCGCTCGGCGCGGAAACCTTTGCCGACGCCCTGCGCATGGGCGCGGAGACCTTCCACGCGCTCAAGGCCATCCTGGCCAAGGACGGCCACGTCACCAGCGTCGGGGACGAGGGCGGCTTCGCCCCGAACCTGAAGTCCCACGCCGAAGCCTTCGAGTACATCATCCGGGCCATCGAGGCCGCCGGATACGCTCCGGGCCGCGAGATCGCCCTGGCCATCGACGCGGCGGCCAGCGAGTTCTACGACGAGAAGAAGGGCAAGTACGTCTTGGCGGGCGAGGGCAAGGAGCTGACCTCCGAGGAACTCATCGACTTCTACGCCGACCTCGTGGACCGCTTTCCCCTGGTTTCCATCGAGGACGGCCTGGCCGAGGGCGACTGGGACGGCTGGGAGCTGCTGACCGCGCGCCTGGGCGAGCGCATCCAGCTCGTGGGCGACGACATCTTCGTGACCAACCCGGACATCCTGGCCGAGGGCATCGACCGGGGCGTGGCCAACTCCATCCTCATCAAGCTGAACCAGATCGGCACCCTCACCGAAACCCTGGACACCATCGAGCTGGCCAAGCAGGCCGGATACACCACAGTGGTTTCCCACCGTTCCGGCGAGACCGAGGACGCCTTCATCGCGGACCTGGCCGTGGCCGTGAACGCCGGGCAGATCAAGACCGGCTCGCTCTGCCGCTCGGACAGGCTGGCCAAGTACAACCAGCTCCTGCGCATCGAGGAGGAGCTGGAAGAGGACGGCATCTACTACGGCCCGATCCTGGCGGAATCCTGGTTCGGCGAGGAATAA
- a CDS encoding DJ-1/PfpI family protein: MKRMLSCLLLFLFCIVCALPALAGTEGKKAVMIVTYNGFEDTEYKDTRAKLEDAGIVVSVAAAELGTAKGQNGKKVEVDLTLADVNVADFDAVVFIGGKGSRTLVDRPEAQRIARDAMDRGMVLGAICYSPVALAKAGVLEGRQATVADGWSGPQILKANGCDYKNSSVVVDGKLVTANGPKAAKKFGAAVVEVLAAE; this comes from the coding sequence ATGAAGCGCATGTTGTCCTGTCTGCTGCTGTTCCTGTTCTGCATCGTCTGCGCGCTTCCCGCCCTCGCCGGGACCGAGGGCAAGAAGGCCGTGATGATCGTGACCTACAACGGGTTCGAGGATACCGAATACAAGGATACCCGGGCCAAGCTGGAGGACGCGGGCATCGTCGTGTCCGTGGCCGCGGCCGAGCTGGGCACGGCCAAGGGGCAGAACGGCAAGAAGGTCGAGGTGGACCTGACCCTGGCCGACGTGAACGTGGCCGACTTCGACGCCGTTGTCTTCATCGGCGGCAAGGGCTCGCGCACCCTGGTGGACAGGCCGGAGGCGCAGCGCATCGCCCGCGACGCCATGGACCGGGGCATGGTGCTCGGCGCGATCTGCTATTCGCCCGTGGCCTTGGCCAAGGCGGGCGTGCTCGAAGGGCGGCAGGCCACCGTGGCCGACGGCTGGTCCGGGCCGCAGATTCTCAAGGCCAACGGCTGCGACTACAAGAATTCCAGCGTGGTCGTGGACGGCAAGCTGGTTACGGCCAACGGCCCCAAGGCCGCCAAGAAGTTCGGCGCGGCTGTGGTCGAGGTTCTGGCCGCCGAGTAG
- a CDS encoding YegP family protein, translating into MAGYYVLKKSKNDQFYFLLKAGNHEIILNSEMYTTKSAAENGIASVQTNSPLDERYDRKDSTAGQPYFNLKAANHQVIGTSEMYSSAGARETGIESVKTNGPTTDIRDETL; encoded by the coding sequence ATGGCGGGATATTATGTGCTGAAAAAATCCAAGAACGACCAGTTCTACTTTCTGCTCAAGGCCGGAAACCACGAGATCATCCTGAACAGCGAGATGTACACCACTAAGAGCGCCGCAGAGAACGGCATCGCCTCGGTGCAGACCAACAGCCCCCTGGACGAGCGCTACGACCGCAAGGACAGCACCGCGGGCCAGCCCTACTTCAACCTCAAGGCCGCCAACCACCAGGTCATCGGCACCAGCGAAATGTATTCCAGCGCGGGCGCCCGGGAGACTGGCATCGAATCCGTCAAGACCAACGGCCCCACCACGGACATTCGCGACGAGACGCTCTGA
- a CDS encoding DUF3592 domain-containing protein, giving the protein MPIHEGLFRFSLLLLFVPVLLGAGFGFFLTWNGLRRRAELRSWPSVEIRVLSSEVESTEYRSWYFTRTRSWDFIIDFEYDYAGRDYRSRVRLEADVPGGGEPDPQVLENAIAQARRRLLEKLVMVRVNPDNPSETAWISEPAGRAQLRLAVFAAAALCSLAVLFSIFTS; this is encoded by the coding sequence ATGCCGATCCACGAGGGCCTGTTTCGCTTCAGCCTGCTGCTGCTCTTCGTGCCCGTGCTGCTGGGCGCGGGCTTCGGGTTTTTCCTGACCTGGAACGGCCTGCGCCGCCGCGCAGAGCTGCGCTCCTGGCCCAGCGTGGAGATCCGCGTGCTCTCCAGCGAGGTGGAGAGCACCGAGTACCGCAGTTGGTATTTCACCCGGACCCGGTCCTGGGATTTCATCATCGATTTCGAATACGACTATGCGGGGCGGGACTACCGTTCCCGGGTGCGCCTGGAGGCGGACGTTCCGGGCGGGGGCGAGCCCGATCCGCAGGTGCTGGAAAACGCCATCGCCCAGGCGCGCAGGCGTCTATTGGAAAAACTGGTCATGGTCAGGGTCAACCCGGACAATCCGTCCGAGACGGCCTGGATCAGCGAACCGGCGGGCCGGGCACAGCTGCGTCTGGCGGTTTTCGCCGCTGCCGCGCTCTGTTCCCTGGCCGTGCTGTTCTCGATATTCACGAGCTGA
- a CDS encoding pyridoxal phosphate-dependent aminotransferase: protein MSILSSQISGYLERASWIRKMFEAGTELKRKFGEDAVCDFSLGNPDLAPPAVMVEAVRELAGQADQPMIFGYMPNAGYPFAREALAAHLVREQEVALTADDLIITCGAAGAINAFYRAVLEPGDEVICLAPFFVEYGFYAENHGGVLKPVATHPEDFSPDMQALEAAITDKTRVLLVNSPNNPTGAIYTAGQMQALADLLARKSAGRERPIFLLLDEPYRFLTYDGAAVPPALGLYPYTVLCSSFSKNLALAGERVGYAALNPDMPGKKELMAGLVLTNRILGFVNAPAIGQRLMARSLGSQVDTGVYAERRAAMAAVLDAAGIEYATPKGAFYFFPRVPGGDDVAFCAALQEERILAVPGRGFGTPGFMRLAFCCDKSIIERSAEGFQRAAARFR from the coding sequence ATGAGCATCTTGTCATCGCAGATCAGCGGGTATCTGGAACGGGCGTCCTGGATTCGGAAAATGTTCGAGGCCGGGACCGAACTCAAACGCAAATTCGGCGAAGACGCGGTCTGCGACTTCAGCCTGGGCAACCCGGACCTGGCTCCCCCCGCGGTCATGGTCGAAGCCGTGCGCGAGCTGGCCGGGCAGGCCGATCAGCCCATGATCTTCGGCTACATGCCCAACGCGGGCTATCCCTTTGCCCGCGAGGCTTTGGCGGCCCACCTCGTGCGCGAGCAGGAAGTGGCGCTCACGGCCGATGATCTGATCATCACCTGCGGCGCGGCAGGAGCCATCAACGCCTTTTACCGCGCCGTGCTGGAGCCGGGCGACGAAGTCATCTGCCTCGCGCCCTTTTTCGTGGAATACGGCTTCTACGCCGAGAACCACGGCGGCGTGCTCAAGCCCGTGGCCACCCATCCCGAAGACTTTTCCCCGGACATGCAAGCCCTGGAAGCGGCCATCACGGACAAGACCCGCGTGCTGCTCGTGAACTCCCCGAACAACCCCACGGGCGCGATCTACACCGCCGGGCAGATGCAGGCCCTGGCCGACCTGCTGGCGCGCAAATCCGCCGGCCGCGAACGCCCGATCTTCCTGCTCCTGGACGAGCCTTACCGCTTCCTGACCTACGACGGCGCGGCGGTTCCCCCGGCCCTGGGCCTCTACCCGTACACCGTGCTGTGCAGCTCCTTCTCCAAGAACCTGGCCCTGGCGGGCGAGCGCGTGGGCTACGCGGCCCTGAACCCGGACATGCCGGGCAAGAAGGAACTCATGGCCGGCCTCGTGCTGACCAACCGCATCCTCGGCTTCGTCAACGCCCCGGCCATCGGCCAGCGGCTCATGGCCCGGTCCCTGGGCTCCCAGGTGGACACGGGCGTCTACGCCGAGCGGCGCGCGGCCATGGCCGCCGTGCTGGACGCGGCGGGCATCGAGTACGCCACGCCCAAGGGCGCGTTCTACTTCTTCCCGCGCGTTCCCGGCGGGGACGACGTGGCCTTCTGCGCCGCGCTCCAGGAAGAGCGCATCCTGGCGGTGCCCGGACGGGGCTTCGGCACGCCCGGCTTCATGCGCCTGGCCTTCTGCTGCGACAAGTCCATCATCGAGCGCAGCGCCGAGGGCTTCCAGCGCGCCGCGGCCCGCTTCCGCTAG
- the folD gene encoding bifunctional methylenetetrahydrofolate dehydrogenase/methenyltetrahydrofolate cyclohydrolase FolD gives MTTILDGKKTSATIRAEVAAEVAELTAQQGRAPGLTVILVGEDPGSQVYVRNKERACAEAGIVSVAHRLPASTTQAELEALVDALNADDSVDGILLQLPLPQGLDSQKLLDRIDPDKDVDGFHPVSVGRLALGLPGFRSCTPAGVIELLDRHGIDPSGKRAVIVGRSNIVGKPLALLLMQGWKGGNATVTVCHTRTPDLKKECLDADILVAAVGRPRMISGDMVREGAVVVDVGINRTEEGLCGDVDFESAKEKAAAITPVPGGVGPMTIAMLLKNTLRAYKLHQGLEAW, from the coding sequence ATGACGACGATTCTTGACGGCAAGAAGACCTCCGCCACGATCCGCGCGGAAGTGGCGGCCGAGGTGGCTGAACTCACGGCGCAGCAGGGCCGCGCGCCCGGACTGACCGTGATCCTCGTGGGCGAGGATCCCGGCTCCCAGGTCTACGTGCGCAACAAGGAACGCGCCTGCGCCGAGGCCGGGATCGTCTCCGTGGCCCACAGACTGCCCGCGTCCACGACCCAGGCCGAGCTGGAGGCGCTCGTCGATGCGCTGAACGCGGACGATTCCGTGGACGGCATCCTGCTTCAGCTGCCCCTGCCCCAGGGGCTGGACTCGCAGAAGCTGCTGGACCGCATCGATCCGGACAAGGACGTGGACGGCTTCCATCCCGTGAGCGTGGGGCGGCTGGCCCTGGGCCTGCCGGGCTTCCGCTCCTGCACGCCCGCGGGCGTGATCGAGCTGCTGGACCGCCACGGCATCGACCCGTCCGGAAAGAGGGCGGTCATCGTGGGCCGCTCCAACATCGTGGGCAAGCCCCTGGCCCTGCTCCTGATGCAGGGCTGGAAGGGCGGCAACGCCACGGTCACGGTCTGCCACACGCGCACCCCGGACCTGAAGAAGGAATGCCTGGACGCGGACATCCTCGTGGCGGCCGTGGGGCGGCCCCGGATGATCAGCGGGGACATGGTCCGCGAGGGCGCCGTGGTGGTGGACGTGGGCATCAACCGCACCGAGGAGGGCCTCTGCGGGGACGTGGACTTCGAGTCCGCAAAGGAAAAGGCCGCGGCCATCACGCCCGTGCCCGGCGGGGTCGGACCCATGACCATCGCCATGCTCCTGAAGAACACCCTGCGGGCCTACAAGCTCCACCAGGGCCTGGAAGCCTGGTAG